A genome region from Conger conger chromosome 16, fConCon1.1, whole genome shotgun sequence includes the following:
- the wipi1 gene encoding WD repeat domain phosphoinositide-interacting protein 1 isoform X1: METKEEADGPGAPGLCCASFNQDTTSLAVGNKTGYRLFSVTSVDKLDCVYESADTPDVYIVERLFSSSLVVVVSQATPRRMNVYHFKKGTEICNYSYSNNILSVRLNRQRLVVCLEESIYIHNIKDMKLLKTLLSTPPNPSGLCALSINHSNSYLAYPGSATIGEIIVYDANNLNTVTMIPAHDSPLAAITFNAAGTRLASASERGTVIRVFSVPEGHRLLEFRRGMKRYVNISSLSFSPDNQFLCASSNTETVHIFKLEHPTPSGEESSPTWSAYVGKVFSAASSYLPAQVSDMMNQDRAFATVRLDVYGQRNVCALATIQKLPRLLVTSSDGQLCIYNLDPHEGGECVLAKKHRLLGSDSESGGSEETEPQTGPPAQSLPTYAATVATSSATPSPATLTGYSEDGGARKGEIIPEHEFAAGPVCLDDENEFPPISWCRDGTGSGKGRRA; the protein is encoded by the exons ATGGAAACTAAAGAAGAGGCCGACGGTCCGGGCGCGCCGGGGCTATGCTGCGCCTCCTTCAACCAGGACACCAC GTCTCTGGCCGTGGGGAATAAGACTGGATACCGGCTCTTCTCCGTCACCTCGGTGGATAAGCTTGACTGCGTCTACGAAAGCG cagacaccCCTGATGTTTACATTGTGGAGCGGCTCTTCTCCAGCAGCTTGGTCGTTGTGGTGAGCCAGGCCACGCCCCGCCGGATGAACGTCTACCACTTCAAGAAGGGAACAGAGATCTGCAACTACAGCTACTCCAACAACATCCTGTCCGTCCGCCTCAACCGGCAG AGGCTGGTGGTGTGTCTGGAGGAGTCCATTTACATCCACAACATCAAGGACATGAAACTCCTCAAGACTCTACTGAGTACGCCGCCCAACCCCTCAG gtctTTGTGCTCTCTCCATTAATCATTCTAACTCCTACCTGGCGTATCCTGGCAGTGCCACCATCGGGGAGATCATTGTCTACGACGCCAACAACCTG AACACTGTGACCATGATTCCGGCCCACGACAGCCCCCTGGCGGCCATCACCTTCAACGCTGCAGGGACCAGACTGGCCAGCGCCTCAGAGAGG GGCACTGTCATCAGAGTGTTCAGCGTCCCCGAGGGACACCGGCTGCTGGAGTTCCGCAGAGGGAtgaagag gtacgTCAATATCAGCTCCCTCTCCTTCAGTCCGGATAACCAGTTCCTCTGTGCCTCCAGCAACACGGAGACTGTGCACATCTTCAAACTGGAGCACCCCACACCCAG TGGCGAGGAGTCCTCCCCCACCTGGTCGGCGTACGTGGGGAAGGTGTTCTCCGCCGCCAGCAGCTACCTCCCGGCGCAGGTGTCCGACATGATGAACCAGGACCGCGCCTTCGCCACGGTGCGGCTCGACGTCTACGGGCAGAGGAACGTCTGCGCGCTGGCCAC GATCCAGAAGCTGCCCCGTCTCCTGGTGACGTCCTCCGACGGGCAGCTCTGCATCTACAACCTGGACCCCCACGAGGGCGGGGAGTGTGTGCTCGCCAAAAAGCAcag GCTGCTGGGCTCGGACTCGGAGAGCGGCGGGTCAGAGGAGACAGAACCACAGACCGGACCTCCGGCCCAAAGCCTCCCGACGTACGCAGCCACCGTTGCCACCTCCAGTGCCACGCCCTCCCCCGCCACTCTCACAG GGTACTCGGAGGACGGCGGGGCGAGGAAGGGCGAGATCATCCCCGAGCACGAGTTCGCCGCAGGACCCGTGTGTCTGGATGACGAGAATGAGTTTCCTCCT ATAAGTTGGTGCCGCGACGGGACGGGGAGTGGCAAAGGCCGGCGCGCGTGA
- the slc16a6b gene encoding solute carrier family 16 member 6b isoform X2, protein MMGGFLISLGTITTGFARSVNQMYLTTGIVSGLGYCLTFLPTVTILSQYFNKRRSLVTATASTGECISIFALAPALTAMKERIGWRMCLVVVGVLQSSIILCGVLLRPIVIRTTEEERREEGAANAPLKGPDAQNEETRTSLTSSDSGVQSLGASRTDLAGGRKAGGAEEKAVTPDPAGGPGPARARLLDLSVLRDWSFLCYALFGLFATLGFFAPQLYVIELSVSRGVARETAAYMLSAMAVAEIVGRLSIGVVMNRRPVRKIYILLACVALLCGVLLLFTAVTGFWGLAVCCVLYGFLLGTVCSTHIPMLAEDDVVGIDRMSSAAGIYVFIHSFACLGGPPLGGILVDVTKNYGSAFYSCAVGMSLGALFLGLVRPAKQWHCCTRRGRRQEEQEAAEQAVALQPSQEKPADFLEVDVVMETSPTQQQREEEV, encoded by the exons ATGATGGGCGGGTTCCTCATCAGCCTGGGAACCATAACAACTGGCTTCGCCAGATCTGTCAATCAGATGTACCTCACCACAGGGATTGTCTCAG GCCTGGGGTACTGCCTGACCTTCCTGCCCACCGTCACCATCCTGTCTCAGTACTTCAACAAGCGGCGCTCCCTCGTCACGGCCACCGCCTCCACCGGAGAGTGCATCTCCATCTTTGCCCTCGCgccgg CGCTGACAGCGATGAAGGAGCGCATCGGCTGGCGGATGTgcctggtggtggtgggagtcCTGCAGTCCAGCATCATCCTCTGCGGCGTCCTCCTCAGACCCATCGTCATCagaaccacagaggaagagaggcggGAGGAGGGGGCCGCAAACGCACCGCTGAAAGGCCCCGACGCCCAGAACGAGGAGACGCgcacctccctcacctcctccgACTCAGGGGTGCAGTCGCTGGGCGCCTCGCGGACGGACCTGGCCGGCGGCCGGAaggcgggcggggcggaggagaaggcggtgacccctgaccccgccggcggccccggccccgcccgcgcCCGGCTCCTGGACCTCTCGGTGCTGCGGGACTGGAGCTTCCTGTGCTACGCACTCTTTGGCCTGTTCGCCACGCTGGGCTTCTTCGCCCCGCAGCTGTACGTGATCGAGCTGAGTGTGAGCCGCGGCGTCGCCCGGGAGACGGCCGCCTACATGCTGTCCGCCATGGCGGTGGCCGAGATCGTGGGCCGGCTGTCCATCGGCGTGGTGATGAACCGCCGGCCCGTGCGCAAGATCTACATCCTGCTCGCGTGCGTGGCCCTGCTGTGCGGCGTGCTGCTGCTGTTCACCGCCGTgacgg GGTTCTGGGGCCTGgcggtgtgctgtgtgctgtacggGTTCCTGCTGGGGACCGTCTGCTCCACCCACATCCCCATGCTGGCCGAGGACGACGTGGTGGGCATCGACCGGATGTCCTCCGCCGCCGGGATCTACGTCTTCATCCACAGCTTCGCCTGCCTGGGGGGCCCGCCGCTGGGAG ggatccTGGTGGACGTCACGAAGAACTACGGCTCAGCCTTCTACTCGTGTGCGGTGGGGATGAGCCTGGGGGCCCTGTTCCTGGGCCTGGTGCGTCCCGCCAAGCAGTGGCACTGCTGCACCAGGAGGGGGCGCcgccaggaggagcaggaggccgcCGAGCAGGCCGTCGCCCTCCAGCCCAGCCAGGAGAAGCCCGCGGACTTCCTGGAGGTGGATGTCGTCATGGAGACGAGCCCCACACAGCAGCAGCGCGAGGAGGAAGTCTGA
- the wipi1 gene encoding WD repeat domain phosphoinositide-interacting protein 1 isoform X2 yields the protein METKEEADGPGAPGLCCASFNQDTTSLAVGNKTGYRLFSVTSVDKLDCVYESDTPDVYIVERLFSSSLVVVVSQATPRRMNVYHFKKGTEICNYSYSNNILSVRLNRQRLVVCLEESIYIHNIKDMKLLKTLLSTPPNPSGLCALSINHSNSYLAYPGSATIGEIIVYDANNLNTVTMIPAHDSPLAAITFNAAGTRLASASERGTVIRVFSVPEGHRLLEFRRGMKRYVNISSLSFSPDNQFLCASSNTETVHIFKLEHPTPSGEESSPTWSAYVGKVFSAASSYLPAQVSDMMNQDRAFATVRLDVYGQRNVCALATIQKLPRLLVTSSDGQLCIYNLDPHEGGECVLAKKHRLLGSDSESGGSEETEPQTGPPAQSLPTYAATVATSSATPSPATLTGYSEDGGARKGEIIPEHEFAAGPVCLDDENEFPPISWCRDGTGSGKGRRA from the exons ATGGAAACTAAAGAAGAGGCCGACGGTCCGGGCGCGCCGGGGCTATGCTGCGCCTCCTTCAACCAGGACACCAC GTCTCTGGCCGTGGGGAATAAGACTGGATACCGGCTCTTCTCCGTCACCTCGGTGGATAAGCTTGACTGCGTCTACGAAAGCG acaccCCTGATGTTTACATTGTGGAGCGGCTCTTCTCCAGCAGCTTGGTCGTTGTGGTGAGCCAGGCCACGCCCCGCCGGATGAACGTCTACCACTTCAAGAAGGGAACAGAGATCTGCAACTACAGCTACTCCAACAACATCCTGTCCGTCCGCCTCAACCGGCAG AGGCTGGTGGTGTGTCTGGAGGAGTCCATTTACATCCACAACATCAAGGACATGAAACTCCTCAAGACTCTACTGAGTACGCCGCCCAACCCCTCAG gtctTTGTGCTCTCTCCATTAATCATTCTAACTCCTACCTGGCGTATCCTGGCAGTGCCACCATCGGGGAGATCATTGTCTACGACGCCAACAACCTG AACACTGTGACCATGATTCCGGCCCACGACAGCCCCCTGGCGGCCATCACCTTCAACGCTGCAGGGACCAGACTGGCCAGCGCCTCAGAGAGG GGCACTGTCATCAGAGTGTTCAGCGTCCCCGAGGGACACCGGCTGCTGGAGTTCCGCAGAGGGAtgaagag gtacgTCAATATCAGCTCCCTCTCCTTCAGTCCGGATAACCAGTTCCTCTGTGCCTCCAGCAACACGGAGACTGTGCACATCTTCAAACTGGAGCACCCCACACCCAG TGGCGAGGAGTCCTCCCCCACCTGGTCGGCGTACGTGGGGAAGGTGTTCTCCGCCGCCAGCAGCTACCTCCCGGCGCAGGTGTCCGACATGATGAACCAGGACCGCGCCTTCGCCACGGTGCGGCTCGACGTCTACGGGCAGAGGAACGTCTGCGCGCTGGCCAC GATCCAGAAGCTGCCCCGTCTCCTGGTGACGTCCTCCGACGGGCAGCTCTGCATCTACAACCTGGACCCCCACGAGGGCGGGGAGTGTGTGCTCGCCAAAAAGCAcag GCTGCTGGGCTCGGACTCGGAGAGCGGCGGGTCAGAGGAGACAGAACCACAGACCGGACCTCCGGCCCAAAGCCTCCCGACGTACGCAGCCACCGTTGCCACCTCCAGTGCCACGCCCTCCCCCGCCACTCTCACAG GGTACTCGGAGGACGGCGGGGCGAGGAAGGGCGAGATCATCCCCGAGCACGAGTTCGCCGCAGGACCCGTGTGTCTGGATGACGAGAATGAGTTTCCTCCT ATAAGTTGGTGCCGCGACGGGACGGGGAGTGGCAAAGGCCGGCGCGCGTGA
- the slc16a6b gene encoding solute carrier family 16 member 6b isoform X1 encodes MNRGWRAGRCLGPKVYPAAPDGDWGWVVAVAFFVVEVFTYGVIKSFGVFLQDLMSEFGETNNRISWVVSISVFVMTFTAPLSSVLSNRFGVRPVVMMGGFLISLGTITTGFARSVNQMYLTTGIVSGLGYCLTFLPTVTILSQYFNKRRSLVTATASTGECISIFALAPALTAMKERIGWRMCLVVVGVLQSSIILCGVLLRPIVIRTTEEERREEGAANAPLKGPDAQNEETRTSLTSSDSGVQSLGASRTDLAGGRKAGGAEEKAVTPDPAGGPGPARARLLDLSVLRDWSFLCYALFGLFATLGFFAPQLYVIELSVSRGVARETAAYMLSAMAVAEIVGRLSIGVVMNRRPVRKIYILLACVALLCGVLLLFTAVTGFWGLAVCCVLYGFLLGTVCSTHIPMLAEDDVVGIDRMSSAAGIYVFIHSFACLGGPPLGGILVDVTKNYGSAFYSCAVGMSLGALFLGLVRPAKQWHCCTRRGRRQEEQEAAEQAVALQPSQEKPADFLEVDVVMETSPTQQQREEEV; translated from the exons ATGAACCGGGGGTGGAGAGCGGGCAGGTGCCTGGGGCCCAAGGTCTACCCGGCCGCCCCGGACGGGGACTGGGGCTGGGTGGTGGCGGTGGCGTTCTTCGTGGTGGAGGTGTTCACCTACGGCGTCATCAAGAGCTTTGGCGTCTTCCTGCAGGACCTCATGAGCGAGTTCGGCGAGACCAACAACCGCATCTCCTGGGTCGTCTCCATCAGCGTGTTCGTCATGACCTTCACCG CTCCCCTGTCCTCGGTGCTGAGCAACCGCTTTGGGGTCAGGCCCGTCGTGATGATGGGCGGGTTCCTCATCAGCCTGGGAACCATAACAACTGGCTTCGCCAGATCTGTCAATCAGATGTACCTCACCACAGGGATTGTCTCAG GCCTGGGGTACTGCCTGACCTTCCTGCCCACCGTCACCATCCTGTCTCAGTACTTCAACAAGCGGCGCTCCCTCGTCACGGCCACCGCCTCCACCGGAGAGTGCATCTCCATCTTTGCCCTCGCgccgg CGCTGACAGCGATGAAGGAGCGCATCGGCTGGCGGATGTgcctggtggtggtgggagtcCTGCAGTCCAGCATCATCCTCTGCGGCGTCCTCCTCAGACCCATCGTCATCagaaccacagaggaagagaggcggGAGGAGGGGGCCGCAAACGCACCGCTGAAAGGCCCCGACGCCCAGAACGAGGAGACGCgcacctccctcacctcctccgACTCAGGGGTGCAGTCGCTGGGCGCCTCGCGGACGGACCTGGCCGGCGGCCGGAaggcgggcggggcggaggagaaggcggtgacccctgaccccgccggcggccccggccccgcccgcgcCCGGCTCCTGGACCTCTCGGTGCTGCGGGACTGGAGCTTCCTGTGCTACGCACTCTTTGGCCTGTTCGCCACGCTGGGCTTCTTCGCCCCGCAGCTGTACGTGATCGAGCTGAGTGTGAGCCGCGGCGTCGCCCGGGAGACGGCCGCCTACATGCTGTCCGCCATGGCGGTGGCCGAGATCGTGGGCCGGCTGTCCATCGGCGTGGTGATGAACCGCCGGCCCGTGCGCAAGATCTACATCCTGCTCGCGTGCGTGGCCCTGCTGTGCGGCGTGCTGCTGCTGTTCACCGCCGTgacgg GGTTCTGGGGCCTGgcggtgtgctgtgtgctgtacggGTTCCTGCTGGGGACCGTCTGCTCCACCCACATCCCCATGCTGGCCGAGGACGACGTGGTGGGCATCGACCGGATGTCCTCCGCCGCCGGGATCTACGTCTTCATCCACAGCTTCGCCTGCCTGGGGGGCCCGCCGCTGGGAG ggatccTGGTGGACGTCACGAAGAACTACGGCTCAGCCTTCTACTCGTGTGCGGTGGGGATGAGCCTGGGGGCCCTGTTCCTGGGCCTGGTGCGTCCCGCCAAGCAGTGGCACTGCTGCACCAGGAGGGGGCGCcgccaggaggagcaggaggccgcCGAGCAGGCCGTCGCCCTCCAGCCCAGCCAGGAGAAGCCCGCGGACTTCCTGGAGGTGGATGTCGTCATGGAGACGAGCCCCACACAGCAGCAGCGCGAGGAGGAAGTCTGA